A portion of the Anoplopoma fimbria isolate UVic2021 breed Golden Eagle Sablefish chromosome 15, Afim_UVic_2022, whole genome shotgun sequence genome contains these proteins:
- the itgb1bp1 gene encoding integrin beta-1-binding protein 1: MFRKVKKRHSSSSSQSSEISTKSKSVDSSLGGLSRSSTVASLDTDSTKSSGNSTSETCAEFRVKYVGAIEKLQFDMSKTLQEPLDLINYIDATQQNGKLPFVPGDEEMILGVSKYGVKVASLDQCDVLHRHPLYLIVRMLCYDDGLGAGKNLLALKTTDAEQEECSIWVYQCSSSEQAQSICKVLSASFDCALTSVKS, translated from the exons ATGTTCCGGAAAGTCAAAAAGcgccacagcagcagcagctcgcAAAGCAGTGAAATCAGCACCAAAAGCAAA TCTGTGGACTCCAGTTTAGGAGGGCTCTCCAGATCCAGCACCGTTGCCAGCCTCGATACAGACTCCACCAAGAGCTCAG GAAACAGCACATCTGAAACATGTGCCGAGTTCCGGGTGAAGTATGTGGGAGCCATCGAGAAGTTACAGTTTGACATGAGCAAGACCCTCCAGGAGCCTCTGGACCTCATCAACTATATTGATGCCACCCAG CAAAATGGAAAGCTGCCCTTCGTGCCTGGAGACGAAGAGATGATTCTGGGAGTGTCAAAGTACGGAGTCAAGGTGGCCTCGCTGGACCAGTGT GACGTGCTGCACCGCCACCCGTTGTACCTGATCGTGCGCATGCTGTGTTACGATGACGGCCTGGGTGCAGGGAAGAACCTCCTGGCTCTCAAAACCACTGATGCAGAGCAAGAGGAGTGCAGCATCTGGGTGTACCAGTGCAGCAGCTCG GAGCAGGCTCAGTCCATCTGCAAAGTGCTGTCGGCTTCCTTTGACTGCGCTCTGACATCAGTCAAAtcctga